The bacterium nucleotide sequence TGGTTTTTGATAATAGGATACCTTTACCATGAAAATTACACATTCAAGGTCGAAAAGTTTACATGCAAAAGCAAGAGCACTTCCCCATTGGCCTGCACCTGTTTCGGTTGTTAATCTTTTTACCCCTTCAATTTTGTTGTAATATGCCTGAGCTATTGCTGTATTCGGTTTATGAGAACCAGGTGGAGATACAGATTCATTCTTAAAATAAATTCTTGCCTTTGTTTTCAATGCTTTTTCAAAATTTCTTGCCCTGTGGAGAGGAGTTGGCCTATAAATTTTATATGCATTCAAAACTTCATTTGGAATTTCAATCCATCTTTCAGGTGCAAATTCCTGCATAATTAAAGACATTGGGAAAATAGGCGCAAGGTCTTCCGGTTTTACAGGTTCTTTTGTTTTTGGATGAATTACAGGTGGAAGTGGTTCCGGTAAATCAGGAAGAATATTATACCATGCCTGTGGCAATTCCCTTTCAGACAGATAAATTTTATTTTCTTCCATTTTCTTTTCCTCCTTTCTTTTAATTTTTTAATTCTTTTATTTTCTCTTCTACATTCTTACTTTTTAAAATACTTTCTCCAATCAATACACCTTTCAAACCCAAATTTTTTAAAAGCAAGACCTCTTCTTTCTCTTTTATACCACTTTCACTTATGACAATTATTTTATCAACTGGAATATGTTTAATCAAGTTTAATGTATTGTTTATATCAACTTTAAGTGTTTTCAAATCTCTATTGTTTATACCAAGTATTTTGTCTTTCCATCTCTTGATTAAATTAGAAACTCTTTTCCAATCATTGATATCAAATATTTCTATTAAAATTTCAATGTTTGTTTCCTCACAGATTTTTATAAATTTTTCAAGTTTTCTATCTTCAAGTATTCTAACTATCAAAAGGATAAAATCAGCACCATAATATTTCCCTTCATAAATCTGGTATTCATCTACAATAAAATCTTTCATCAGAACAGGAATTTCAACTGATTCTTTTACAGTTTTTAGGTCATCTATAGAACCAAGAAAATATGGTTCACAGGTTAAAACAGAAATACCACTAACTCCGGATTTTTGGTATTTGATAGCAGTTGATTTGAAATCTAAATTATTATTAATTGTACCTGCAGAAGGAGATGCTCT carries:
- the trpC gene encoding indole-3-glycerol phosphate synthase TrpC, whose amino-acid sequence is MSDLISEIIEKKSIIIEEKKKILPTEKLIGMISLKKKYSIYQSLKNEFGIIAELKRASPSAGTINNNLDFKSTAIKYQKSGVSGISVLTCEPYFLGSIDDLKTVKESVEIPVLMKDFIVDEYQIYEGKYYGADFILLIVRILEDRKLEKFIKICEETNIEILIEIFDINDWKRVSNLIKRWKDKILGINNRDLKTLKVDINNTLNLIKHIPVDKIIVISESGIKEKEEVLLLKNLGLKGVLIGESILKSKNVEEKIKELKN